The following nucleotide sequence is from Devosia salina.
CGCTCGATACGGCCCCATGGCGGAAGAGTCTGCGGCGGGGATGGTTCTTCCCCTCCTGCGCTCTCCGGCCGGGCCCAACTTGAGGTGTCTCTGGCTGCGGCTGCTTGGTCAGGCGCGCCTGATCGTGCCGCTGAGGCTGGTCGATGCCGCCAGCGTGTTGGAAATGGTGCCATATCTGCGCACATTGGTGTGCAGCAGCTCCAGCCGTCTGTCGGGTTCCGGGCTGTCCACGATCAGCTCATAGGTGATGGCGGTGATCATGGGCGGGCTGTCCTGCCGCTCGGCTTCGAGGCGCACCTCGACGCCGGCGAAATCGAAATGCAGCAGCGGCGCGGCGCGCTCCACCCCCTTGATCATGCAGGCGGCCAGCCCCGCCAGCAGCAGCTCCACCGGGTTGAGCGCGTCCTCGCGCCCGGCCAGCGACGTGTCGAGCACCACCTCGGCATCCCGGGCGCCAGCGACACTGCCGGTCGCGTCGACCCGGCGGGCGGTGATGGCATAGTGCAACATGGTGATGATGGCTCCCCAAGGTGTGACAGCACTCTAGCCCATGCCGGAGGACCGGGCTTGATCGAGCGCAAAGCAAGGATAACCCCTGCCTTTCCTCTCCCGCCCGCGGGAGAGGGGGACCGCCGGGAGGCGGTGGAGAGGGGAGCAAGGCGCGCGATGCCGCGGCGCGTCGACATGTTGGAAGGCCCGAACGCGCGGCCCCCCCCTCCACCACGCATGGCGTGGTCCCCCTCCCCCGCAAGCGGTGAGGCATAGATCGACACGCGGATGCGGACGGGAGGAAGGGCGCGGCAGAAGATCGTACGTCGCTTCGCTCGCGACTATAAAATCCCGGCCAGTGCTGAGTACACTGCTCGCATGCGATAGCGAGTGTATATTTCAATTACCAGCGCGACAAACAAGTAATATCCAGTCGATATAAACAGAAGTACTCCAGAAAGAGATTCATTTACGACCACGTCCGGATACAGAGATGCCAGTATCAAGCCAGACATATTGGCCAGAGCTCCAATCAGCACTGCGCCCATTAGCGGTACGTAGGATCTTTCCATCTCTCGCATCGCATCATGATAAAGTAGCTTGGCTGATGAAAGCTTCCCTCTAAGCTCGTTCGCCTTGGTCGAGTGGCTGTCCTTGATAATGGACAGTTCAGCATCCAGTCTCTTGCCAAGACTAGTCGCTCGTAGTGTAAGTGGAGATCGGAACACAGAAAGGCCAATGCCGATGCCAAAACCTAGCTGTAGAAGGCTTGCAAAGGCTGCTAGATTGCTCAATGTTGCCTCGTGAAGTCCATGGAAGTTAACAAGATACTGCGGCAGGTCCGCGAGCAACGTCAATTCTCTATTGCTCAGGTTGCGGACCGCACTGGAATTAGCGCAGGCAGGCTCGAGGATTTTGAGGCTGGATCGCGCGAGCCGTCATATAACCAGTTGACCGCGTTGGCGGGTGTTTATGGTGTCGCTCCGTATATATTCGCATCCAAGACCCTACCCAACCTAGAGCCTAATCTACCTGATTTTCGCCAGGAGAGGCCCAGGCCTGCTGCTCCCTCGCCACGAGGCATGCATCGAATTTGGGCCGTAGAAAATGCCTCAGAGTATACTAAGCAACTAATGGACGCTTTGGGTTTCAAACCCGAGCAACTAACTAGAAGCAAGCCTGAGCCGACGATCGATTTTGCCAGGAAGCTGCGCGCAGAATTTGAGGAATGGCTACAGCCAAGATTCGACGGCTTCCAGTTCGCAGGTGCCAGCGAACAAAAGTTCTTAGCTGCGTTTCGTCTGTATTTTGAATTTCAGGGCAATTTAGTCAACATCAACGACGCTCCGACGGCGGATTATACGGGTTTTTATGCGGACCCCGAGGTCGGCATTCCTTCAATATTCGTTAATAGAAAGATTTACTCAAAGAAGGCGCAACTTTTCACACTGTTGCACGAGTATTGCCATTACATAATAGGCGCTGAAGGGATATCGGATCCTTTTGTTTCTCGGAACTCGACTGAAGCAGTGTGTAATCGGTTTGCTGCAGAATTTCTGGCTCCTAAAGACCAGTTTATTGATTTGGTCGAGCATCTGCCTAAAGATCGTTTCCAAAGCACCGATAGGCTGATCAAGGCTGTTTCGAATCGTGCTCTGCTTAGCATGCACGCCACAGGAATTAGATTGGTCGAAACTGGCTATCTTAGCCAGTCAGCACTGAATAGTTGGCTGGCCAATGTTTTCAAAAATCCTAGGGTGGAAAAGGACGACGAGCCGGAGGTGGCTGGGGGGCATGTCCATGCGAAGCGCCTCGGCGAGCTTGGATATCTGCCAACGTTTCTCTCCGCTGCCGCGATCAAAGCGAGAATTATTGACCGCCACGACGTCGTAGTGGGACTGGGACTCGCAGATAGCATACAAGACGCGGCCTTTGATCTCGCCCAGCGGCGGTTTGATAGGGCGGCCAACTGACATGTCGCTTCCAGAAGTAAATGGTTGGCTAATAGATTACCGAACGGCTCATGATATTTTCTCGTCGGGAAATAATCAAAAAATATCCCACTGTGTAGAATTGTGTGTTGCTGGGACATTGTTCTGCTGCT
It contains:
- a CDS encoding OsmC family protein, encoding MLHYAITARRVDATGSVAGARDAEVVLDTSLAGREDALNPVELLLAGLAACMIKGVERAAPLLHFDFAGVEVRLEAERQDSPPMITAITYELIVDSPEPDRRLELLHTNVRRYGTISNTLAASTSLSGTIRRA
- a CDS encoding helix-turn-helix domain-containing protein; its protein translation is MEVNKILRQVREQRQFSIAQVADRTGISAGRLEDFEAGSREPSYNQLTALAGVYGVAPYIFASKTLPNLEPNLPDFRQERPRPAAPSPRGMHRIWAVENASEYTKQLMDALGFKPEQLTRSKPEPTIDFARKLRAEFEEWLQPRFDGFQFAGASEQKFLAAFRLYFEFQGNLVNINDAPTADYTGFYADPEVGIPSIFVNRKIYSKKAQLFTLLHEYCHYIIGAEGISDPFVSRNSTEAVCNRFAAEFLAPKDQFIDLVEHLPKDRFQSTDRLIKAVSNRALLSMHATGIRLVETGYLSQSALNSWLANVFKNPRVEKDDEPEVAGGHVHAKRLGELGYLPTFLSAAAIKARIIDRHDVVVGLGLADSIQDAAFDLAQRRFDRAAN